A portion of the Cryptomeria japonica chromosome 5, Sugi_1.0, whole genome shotgun sequence genome contains these proteins:
- the LOC131036392 gene encoding polyphenol oxidase II, chloroplastic gives MAPTYPDWTRRHKICDVPPYVTDSDCRPIYKGETPRKFEFPTGLPMRTRVAAHKASDFYVGKYVQAVELMKKLPDEDPRNFTEQAKIHAAYCHSAYYMGKTDKAFKVHGGWFFLPWHRWYLYFYERILAKLLGDDTFALPFWNWDFEGGMTIPLMYMDHSFKNDISPLYDENRNPEHANAFVDLGYGKIKKPISSLSRENLIWKNYMIMFMQVVVLGASTRTFHGEKITETSSKCTCGAGTLEYMPHNTVHNWTGTVPTGKKDCDCPSKTCYGEDMGIFYSAARDPIFFAHHANVDRVWTLWKTQLDGKDYDDPDLLDTKFYFYDENAKFVEVRAGDAFDPEKLRYKYEDSPSPWLIRPIPWLMKPIAAAAIERAAQCTLPTLDLQTNPTFSGPVKLTVPRDPPSSTIKELLVIEGIRAQRNIAVKFDVFVQLDDCLAATPYVDTMPPEYAGTFVELPRGDNIDDPECGCGQSSVHTVISEVLGNLGVGQEEESIKVTLIPKVDLQQPIRISAVRIEHE, from the coding sequence ATGGCTCCTACCTATCCCGACTGGACGAGACGCCACAAGATCTGCGACGTGCCTCCCTATGTAACAGATTCGGATTGCCGCCCTATATATAAGGGAGAAACGCCGAGGAAGTTCGAGTTTCCCACGGGCCTCCCAATGAGGACCCGGGTGGCGGCACACAAGGCGAGCGATTTCTACGTGGGCAAGTACGTCCAGGCTGTGGAGCTGATGAAGAAGCTTCCAGACGAGGACCCCAGGAATTTCACGGAGCAGGCAAAGATCCACGCCGCCTACTGCCACAGCGCATACTACATGGGAAAGACGGACAAGGCCTTCAAGGTGCATGGCGGGTGGTTCTTTCTCCCTTGGCACCGCTGGTACCTCTACTTTTACGAGCGCATTTTGGCCAAGCTTTTGGGGGATGATACCTTTGCGCTGCCCTTCTGGAACTGGGATTTTGAAGGGGGCATGACCATTCCGCTCATGTACATGGACCATAGCTTCAAGAATGATATCTCGCCGCTCTATGACGAGAATAGAAACCCCGAGCACGCAAACGCGTTTGTTGACTTGGGATATGGTAAAATAAAAAAGCCCATATCTTCTTTGTCTCGTGAGAATCTGATTTGGAAAAACTACATGATCATGTTCATGCAAGTTGTCGTCCTGGGCGCAAGCACCCGGACCTTCCACGGAGAGAAAATCACAGAGACCAGCTCGAAATGCACTTGCGGGGCAGGGACGCTGGAGTATATGCCACATAACACAGTTCATAATTGGACTGGTACCGTCCCTACCGGTAAGAAAGACTGCGATTGCCCGAGCAAGACATGCTATGGGGAAGACATGGGAATATTTTACAGCGCTGCACGGGATCCCATTTTTTTTGCCCACCACGCCAACGTCGACCGGGTGTGGACTCTCTGGAAGACGCAGCTCGACGGGAAGGACTACGATGACCCGGATCTGCTCGACACCAAGTTTTACTTCTACGACGAAAACGCGAAATTTGTAGAGGTCCGCGCCGGCGACGCCTTCGACCCGGAGAAGCTTCGTTACAAGTACGAAGATTCACCCAGTCCTTGGCTGATCAGACCCATTCCTTGGCTCATGAAACCCATTGCCGCAGCCGCCATTGAGAGGGCGGCTCAGTGTACTCTGCCAACATTGGACTTGCAGACAAACCCAACTTTCAGTGGGCCAGTGAAGCTGACTGTTCCAAGGGACCCGCCGTCGTCGACAATCAAGGAGCTGCTTGTGATCGAAGGGATACGTGCGCAGAGAAACATCGCTGTTAAGTTTGACGTGTTTGTACAGCTGGATGACTGTTTGGCAGCTACACCTTACGTGGACACGATGCCACCTGAATATGCCGGAACGTTTGTGGAGCTCCCGCGTGGCGACAATATAGATGACCCGGAGTGCGGGTGCGGGCAGTCGTCGGTGCACACTGTGATTTCTGAGGTGTTGGGGAATTTGGGTGTTGGGCAAGAGGAAGAGAGTATTAAGGTGACTCTCATCCCCAAAGTAGACCTTCAACAACCCATTCGAATCTCTGCTGTGAGAATAGAGCACGAATGA